The nucleotide sequence TAATGTTTCGGATACACCAGCACTTGAACCCGGTGACAGTGATTAACTAGTTTTCGTAGCGGCAGTCTAACGATTGCGGCAAATTACTCAACAACTTAATTCGGTGTTCAACAAGTGGTTAATCAGCGATCGTCGCCTCGCGTTTGTTTTCTTTGTACTTGCAGGATGGAAAGACTCGATTCTGTCGATTCCGAAGAAATGGCTATCCACGGCCGAGTCCGTGGACGAATTCGGATTCCCTGACGTGAGTAGAAATTGATTAAACCATTTCCAATTTTCCTCCCGCCTTTTTTCCAGCAAATATTTGCCCAAGGGCTGAGCTCGACTGTTACTTGAATAATTCGTGGACAAACACAGACACACAGGCATACAGACGGACTAATCCTGTTTGTTATAATTACAAATGCAAATAACGAGGGCTTTTGTATGGCAACGGGAGCCACGAGCTCCGAGCTCCGAGCTCCGAGCTCCTGGCAACCAACCTGCAAACAAACCGGAAAAACCAACCTTTTCAAACCCAAACCCACTCCACATCGAATCTTCCACCCCCTCGAACTCACCTGCAAAAAAGGCACAGCAGCCAGGCAACAACCCCCAAAAAGCAGAGTTAGACATCAAAATTGTAAACTGAAAGGGGATCCACCGAAAAAGACAAGTGACAGGAGACTGGGTTTGGGGTATTCCGTATTTCGTGTGGGGTTTAACAAAAGTTTCAGTTGCTTTGAAAGCGGAGAACAGAGAAAAATCCGGAAGTCAACGACATGTTGACACTTTTAACGTTTCGACTGTGGACTGTTAAGTGGAAAGTTGTGTTTTCTTCAGCAGGTACATATTAACATCTAATCAAACACACGGTGTACTTATAAATCTGCAGTCAGAATTTCTGCATCCATAATGAGCTGCCTTGACCATCCAGAGAATCGATTTGGATTGCAGACCTCGAAGTCCAACTGGGGAATTCCTAGGGCAAAACTCTCAATTAAAGTTTCCGGTCGAGGGTGGAAAAACGATTCGGAGAAAATGTCAAGGAGCCGGAGTACAATGTCAGATTCAAGCTATGCCATTTCTTTTCCCTTTATTTTTTCGTGATTTGAAATTCGGTTCCCCAGGGCATATACTTTTTGTGTTGCTGGTGGCAGGGCTAGGAAACTTTCCATTTGACGCTCGATATTGCCATGCATACAAATGAGGAAAATGGGGGAAAATaagggaaaatgggaaaagcgGGCAATGCCAAGTGTCTAAGATGAGTGGaagtgaaataaaattaaatttgcagAACCGAGCAGTTTGCTAACCCCATCGAGAACCCCTTTTTGCAGACTCTACCCAAGGTGCCCGTGCCGGCGCTGGATGAAACGATGGCCGACTACATCCGCGCCCTGGAGCCGATCACCACGCCGGCGCAGCTGGAGCGGACCAAGGAGCTGATCAGGCAGTTCACGGCCCCCCAGGGATTGGGGCCTCGGCTGCATCAGTATCTGCTGGACAAGCGCGAGGCGGAGGACAACTGGGTGAGCATTACCAAAGgggtctttttattaaatgtagtttgtaattaaaactcTTATTTATCTTATTTTTTAAGAATCACTTTCACCCTTTATTATTGCTTGAAAATATTCAATATGTTcggtttttataaatttaaattatgagTTATTACTTAACAAGTTCCCACGAAAAGCTTtcgaaatcaaaaaaaaaggcacactgataaaaaatataatggtgaaaataaatatctacTTATTGAATTCCAAATTTTGTTTCAAAAACAACAGCTTATATTCAGAacttattaaattaaattgtttctTTTGAAGATATTTTAATCAAGGTAGCAAATATTATATAGTATCTATTAGATATCGAATAGGTACTATGAAGGTACGTCAGATTTtcttaattatttttgaagtttaaagaaaaattgtcaaaaaattaaaatttttaaactaGCTATTATTGATCAATTTAGTATTTTCATATTCAAAGTTATGGATCATCGAATTCAATAAAATGTTCAAATTGTCTATGAAATGAATGGACTTACTAAGATTTTTTATCAAtgtcctttttttttgcaataatatgccattaaaaaatgaaaaaataaatatattcaaCAAACAATTTCGTTTTGAAAGGTTACAATCAAATTTTCTTGTATTTTAAGTTACTGTTGGGCTGTTTGACAacataaaaaaagtatattcCATCATCATATGTGTTGCTTCAGCCGAAAATTCTGGGACTTGGATGGGATCGTCTCAAGTTACTTGGCGACGGAGGCCGAGGGCGCCGTGGGAGGGGAGTCGTTGATGACCGGGGCCGTGGGGGCGGGCGTCACGGGGGTGGGGACATTGCTCTCGCCGGGGGAGGGGGGCTGGGGCACCGAGATGGTGGTGCCCGTGGGGGTGATGATGTCGTCGTTGTtggtggtgctggtggtgcTGGCGGTGGTGGCAGGAGAATCGGTGGGTGGCGTGGGCACCGACTGGGTGGTGGTCTCGCCAGGTGCCTCGGTGGTGATGGTGGTGTTGCTGGGGGCAGAGGTGGTCTGTGGGGCGGCGGTGGTTGTGGGCGCAGCGGTGGTGGTATTGGGCGCAGCAGTAGGGCTGGCGGATATGGGCACACAGGTGACGTTGACCTTCAAGCTGCCGCACTCGGCGCTCGGGAAGTAGTTGTCGCATGACATGCACTTCTGCATCGCCATGTTGAAGAAGGATCCAGAGGCGCAGTTCTGCACGGTGTAGGATTTATTATCATAGCAGTGGTAGTAGGTCGACGCGTCCTCGTAGTTCGGCAGATTCATAGCCTGCGGGCAGACGACGGGATCGATCTTTTCGCTATACTCCTTTAGATTTGCGCAGGAATCGGCATTTACGGCCACCCAGGCGGCGAGCACAAAAATCACTTTGGGATTGGGTTATGGAATTGGGATGGTATGGTGTGTTACTAATGGGCTATATCCTGGTGGCCTTGGGGGTGCTACTGCTTACCGGTTTTCATCATGTTGCTGGTGATTTTTCCTTTTCCGTTCACTTGGTAATGAAGAATGGCTACGTCTGGCTGCTAACTTGGCTCACCGATCACTGATGCATTCCAGCCAGCTCCAAAGCCTTTTTATGCCACAACAGCCCATGTTAGACACGTTTAATCAGCCCGCTGCTAGATTAATTCGTGTTTGTTTCGCCCGGGTGCGAAAATGAAATCAGCAATGCCAACCTTGCATGCTTAATTGCGCCTTAGACTCGTCGAACCCGAAGTTTCGTTCGGTAATCTCGGCCAGATAAGGTCGGGGGCGGAAACTACTCCGAATCTGACGGCCAAGTGACTCCGAGTAGTAGGAACCCCTCATTCCAAGTGTCATGTCAATTAGCATCGCGGCTAGATGATCTTGGTGGCGGAGATCCCGGCCCCCTGTTAATGACTTCATGATATTTTCTAGCGAACTCAAATTCTCAGCACTTTATCTGTGGCATGCAGATAGCAGTCGTTTTTACTCCACAACACCATCGTTTTCGATTTGGGGAACCACTGAGTTCTCCAAAAATGCTGAATTGTCGTGGTGATTACTAAGGAACAATACCCTCAATATAGGAGAATTTGAAATATATGAGTTAGATAAGGGTCGAATTTTTAAGAGTATATAAATACCTATAGCATCATTTGATAATTTTTTAAGAATAGAGTTATTCCTTAAAATTACTCGTTAAAATCTACTGAAATTGTGTTTTATAAGatgcattttaaaaatatttttaagttaatCAAAAATAGTCCTTATATAAATTCATTTCCAAAATTGATAAGCTTATGGTGTATTAGAATTTTATGTTTTCATAATTTATTGATAATACTTCAAAATATGGAAAACCATTGGTTCCACATAGCctacattttaataataatttctgTCTCCTTTATAACAACACCATTAATAATACCATAATCATTTGGTTTACTTTATAGTACCTGTCAATGCTAATCTGGAGATTTTAAGTTAAACTAAAAATCAAGATAGATAATGTCAAATTATTGTCCGATCCCGGAAGGAGTACCCTCATACCTAAGTTCTGACAGTCAGTTCCTATCAATGCTTCACTTTTCCTTTTAATTTTACATTATCAGATTCGGTTGTCAATGGCGGCATATCAAAATATTCcgtgaaaaacaagaaatcGCAATCAATTACCCATTTTCGACTCTCTACCGTGATAAGGAAGTTCTAGAAACAACAACTGCCATTCCCCGAACCCAtttccattcccattcccgTTGAGACATATGAACGAAAGCCATTGCCAGTTAGATATTTAATTACTTTAGGTTGCTATTTAGAGTAGTGAATGAAATTCCGCTTGCTGATGGACATTGAACTGGCGATTCTGGTCGGGATTGGACTGGCTTTTAGGCGGTGGCTGGCTTCTTCTGGGCCTTGCTGGGTGGCGTTGGCTTCTTGGCGGTCTTGGCGGGAGTGGGAGCAGCTGGCTTCTTGGGGGAGGCAGTGGGCTTCTTGGCCATGGCGGCCTTGGAGGGCACTGGAACGGTGGGCTTCTTGGCGGACACAGGGACCGAGGGCTTCTTCGACTTCTGGGGAACTGGTACCACGGGCTTGGAGATCGAGACGGTGGGTGGGGTTGGTGGCTCTGGAGCAGGGGTGGGTGGAATGGGGTGGGCCTCAACCTCCTCCTCGTGATGCTCATGGTGGTGCTCCTGGTGTTCGTGGTGCTCCTGGTGTTCGTGGTGCTCGTGGTGCTCCGGGGTCTCAACGTTCAACTGAGACTGTGCGGAGATCACTGGTGGTGAATCCTCGACAGCCAGCACAGTAACAGGAGCAGCGGTTGGCAGGACATCCATGGGCGGGGCCGGGATGTAGTGGGCGGGCGACACGCACTGCTGGAGGACGAAGGTGAAGACCTCGCCGGCGGGACAGTGGACGGTCAGCTGGCTGCCGTTGACGCTCGGGCACACATAGTACTCCGAGTTGCTGTAGTAACTGGGCCAGCGGATGCTGATCTCACTGCGGGCGCACTGCAGCTTGTAGTCCATGCGGGCCTGGCTCAAAGCCAGCAGGCTCAGAAGGGTCAATGCGAATACTGCCAGGATCAGAAAAAATTATAAGTAAATAGAAACAAATCTCTCAGACACCAATAGATCCTACCTTTCATGTCGGGGCTGCGTCCGTTTTTGGGTATCCGTGATTGTTAAGGGGAACTGTGGTACTGTTTTCTAAATGGTCCAATTGCCATTATTTATACCACCTGACATCTTGCTATCGGCGATCAGAAATCAGACATCAGAAATCAGTATTCACCTATCAGCGATCTCCGCACGATGCTTTTAGATAGGCCGCTCCCCAAAAAAGGTTTCCCAAAATTCTCACCTAATTGAATTTGTGTTGAACACGAAAAGGAAATAGCGACCATTAACACGTTTTTCATGTTACGACCTTGCGCT is from Drosophila suzukii chromosome 3, CBGP_Dsuzu_IsoJpt1.0, whole genome shotgun sequence and encodes:
- the LOC118877566 gene encoding uncharacterized protein; the encoded protein is MMKTVIFVLAAWVAVNADSCANLKEYSEKIDPVVCPQAMNLPNYEDASTYYHCYDNKSYTVQNCASGSFFNMAMQKCMSCDNYFPSAECGSLKVNVTCVPISASPTAAPNTTTAAPTTTAAPQTTSAPSNTTITTEAPGETTTQSVPTPPTDSPATTASTTSTTNNDDIITPTGTTISVPQPPSPGESNVPTPVTPAPTAPVINDSPPTAPSASVAK
- the LOC108014881 gene encoding uncharacterized protein, which gives rise to MKVFALTLLSLLALSQARMDYKLQCARSEISIRWPSYYSNSEYYVCPSVNGSQLTVHCPAGEVFTFVLQQCVSPAHYIPAPPMDVLPTAAPVTVLAVEDSPPVISAQSQLNVETPEHHEHHEHQEHHEHQEHHHEHHEEEVEAHPIPPTPAPEPPTPPTVSISKPVVPVPQKSKKPSVPVSAKKPTVPVPSKAAMAKKPTASPKKPAAPTPAKTAKKPTPPSKAQKKPATA